The window AGCTAATGACGCCACAAGAAACCTAACCATATAAACTAAGGTTGGTTCACCTACGAGGACTTCCGTACACACCCAGCAATGAGACATGCATACAAAAGGATTTTTTTTCAAGAAACTTTCAATTTATTCATTTTTAATCATGGCAATACAAAGAACAACGGAGGTAATAAAAATCACAATCATGTTCGTGCACCACCTaacgatgactacaagcactggagcgagccgaaggcgcgccgtcgTTATCACCCCTCCCtcaccggagccgggcaaaccttgttgtagtagacagtcgggaagtcgtcgtgctaaggccttaTAGAACTAGCGCACTAGTGTAGCAACCATCACCGATGAAGAAAAtcgtagatcagaaggatcaaaCTTGCAAATACCTAAACAAAAACGAACGAAGACTAGATCCAAATagatccaccgaagaccagcaCCGACCGAATCCCACAAAGAACCGACGGATACAAACCTTCAGACGCCCTCCGGTGATGCTAGATGCACCATCGGAGATAGAAcgtgggagacattattcctactaaAGAAGGTTGTCACCGCCACACAACCCCAACCAAGATGCTGAATCCAAAAAGAACGAGAATGGGGTCCCTCCCACCAGCGGGCGGCCGAGATCCTCTGCACCTCCATGGCCTAGAGGATTTTTTTTAGAGCTGAAAAAAAATCATAGTTATCGAATTTGATGTCAGGAACCTAGTTTGTTGTTTGATTCTTATAGGTTAATAAAGCAATAGTTTAATATTTTTATCATTTTGATTAAAAATAAGTGTTTGTAAAATTGTAACAAATTTGTCTCGGATGGTCATAATTTATAGCAAAATATAATATTAGCATTTTCATGTGAAATGCATTTTTATGGTTACTTTTTGATATATTTGTCTATGTAGGAAAGGTCAAATGATTATGCAATTTTTGTGGCCAAATAATCTTGAAAAATACTCATTCGTATCCAAATATAATATGTTTTTATTTtgccgcctcctccttctccataaaaaagctagggtttctgcctcccgTTGGCGCCGCTGCAGGTCCGCCTCCTCTCCGGTGCCCCTAAGGCCATGGGGGCGTGGTGGATCTCGGCAAGGGCCGGGGGAGGGCTTCGTTTCTAGTCGTTTCtttcagttttgctagggtttgtgccCTGCTCAgtaagacgagacggcggcggccccctgaagatggaataaaggtctccccgcctagcccccgttccgacgGTGCGTTTATCACTGTCGgtgggcatgtggaggtgtgtctccggtggatctatttttgttggatttgctcggatctcgtcgttgtacgTTCGAGTGTCTTCGGGTTGGATCATTttgatctacgttattcttcatctacGACGATTGTTGTTCTggtgtgctggtcctatggggccttagcacgaggaCTTTACGATTGTATACTACAACAAGTTAGGTCCGACTCGGGcgatggaggggtgatgacggcggctcGCTTTCGGCTCATTTCAGTGCtgatagtcgtcgctaggtggtctacggatctggatggaaTTTCTATTATTTCTGATattcgttgtactgtcatgattgaagatgaatagattgaaaatttTCTAGCAAAAAAATATAAGGTGGTTTTTAGGCTAGTTTAGCCTTATAATAGGTAAAATATAAGATGTATTTTAGGCTAGTTTAGCCTTAATAGGCAAGGCTGGCACACTGGCATTAGGACTCGAAGTGAAATTTACACAAAGTCCGGCTAGTTTAACCCTTCTCTAGCACAGCACCGCCGTCTCCTTCCTCCCGTGCTCGCGTATCATCCAATTCCCACCGTCGAGAGCTCCAATTCACTCACGAATCCACTCCAAATCCACTCCAATCGAATCCACACCAAACCGAAGCTAACCATGCATCTCAGCCACTAGCCGGAGGGGATCGAGGAGGAGCCAAGAGCCGCCGGATCCATCCAGCTGCCCGCGCCGCGGATCCGATCTCACCGGATCGACGGCCGCAcgcggggtgtgtgtgtgtgtatgtgtgtggcgGAGCGCCGGAGGGAGGATGGGGAGCCGCGTCCTCGGAGCAGGTCGTCGCCGCCAGGGGCCCATCTCACCGGTCAGTTCTAGCTAGGGTTTCAACCAACAAATCCAAATCGGCCTTCCAATCCCGGCCGCCCATGGAGTCGCCGCCGCCGCACAAGCGCAACGTCCGCCGAGATGACGACAGGATCAGCGCGCTACCCGACGACCTCCTCCTCGGAATCCTCGAGCGCCTTGAACTGCGCGAGGCGGTCCGCGCCGGCGCAGTCTCGACGCGGTGGCGGCACCTGCCCCACCGGCTCTCGCGCCTGCACCTCAACGGCCGCCATTTCCGCTGCACCACGCTGCTCGAGTTCATGGACGCCTTCACAGGCGCGACACGGAGGTTGCTGACCGACCGCGACTGCCACTGCAACGGCAGTCATGCTATCAAGTCCATCAGCCTCCGCTTCTTCCTGTCGGCGCCCCACCTGAGCCCCATCGGCCGCGCCGTTGAGCACGTCGTCAGCCGCGGCGAGACCAAACGCCTCCATTTTGGCACATGCTCGCCATACAAGAGAAACACTGCCCTGCAGCTCGCCGAGTTTGGGCAGCAGTTCATGTCCTTCTCCCGCGACTACCCACTCGCTTTCCAGTGGCTCACCAGGCTTACACTCAAGAACCTTGCGTTTGGGCATTCCGATGTCACCGACCTCATTAATGCCTGTGACAGGCTCACGCACCTCACTCTGAGTTTTTGCCAACTGGTTGATGAGCACACACCGCTCAAGATCGACACACCGTGTTCTGGGATCAAGGATCTCGAATTCATCCAATTTGGGTGCACGCAGATCAAGCTCATCTCTGTCCCAAAGCTCAGTAAAGTGCAGTGCACATCTTGGCGCTTGGCGAACCCTCCTGTGCGCTTTGTTTATGTTCCAGAGCTTCGCGATGTGAGCCTCAGTACCGGTGCCATGGCGTGGCAGGCGCCATTCCTGCTGAGCGACTGCTTGTCAAGGAGTGCAATGAACTTGTCAAAACTGCATCTCAATTTTCGCCATCAAATGGTAAAGCTAATTTCTGTGGACCATATAATGTTCTTCTGCACATATAACATATGTTCTTCTTTACTAATAACAGCTGTTTATTTGTGTTCCTCTTCTTGGTGCAGATATGGATTCAGCCGGAACATCCGAAGCAGCTTACTGCTATATTCAGAAATCTCTCCGATTTGTCCCTTTCTGAAATCTTCCCTGAGTGCGATTTGAGCTGGACCCTATTTATCCTTGAAGCTGCACCTGCCCTGCAGAAGTTTACAGTAAGCCTTTGACTCTAACTTCTTTTTAATTTAATCCACATCTTGGCCTGGATATGACTCGATCTAGTATGAAGGGTTTCCCGATATATAGCATTAACGGATATGGGACACATGGATTGTATTGTATATGaataatgttggggatatcgcttatcaggAACTTATCAGTCGAccaatgataaggggtaaatcggccagtttatggGCATTTCGGTCGATTTATcaccatatcggctgatttatcagCCGATTTATCTTATCAGTCAGACACCGGTAAGCGATAAATgggccgatttatcggaatatcggaagatatcttgaatgaTAATGCAATGTAAACGGAAGTTCTGACGTTCCATTTGAATTTTGCATAGAAATAATGTCCATGCAATATGAAAAAATTCATGTTGGATCGTACCTCGTGTtaagagttacccgaagcataTTCTCATATCTTACTTTCCCTATGATTAGTTCTTGCAAGGTCGTCTAAACTCTAAATGGGCCTAAACTTAGATTAGATACTAGTAGTGAGCGTGTTGCAAATTTTTCAATGGCAGATATATTTAGATCCAACCATTATTACATTGTTTTGCATGGGTTGATGTCAAGTTAAATTAGTAACGTGTGTTATTTGTCTTGTATGCCCTTGATGAAGTTATCTCGAACTCGTCATGCATGTGACATAGCGTTCGAGGACAATGCCGAGAAGACCAACGTGGTGTGGGAGCCATCAAAGGATTTCAAGCACATGAACTTGAAGTCACTGACGATAGATGGGTTCGAGGAGGAGGACAAGGTGACAAACTACATAAGGCTAGTCATGGGGCGAGCTGTTGGATTGAAGAGAATCGAGTTGCGTGGTGAAGGATGCAAGAAATGTGATGCCATTGATCCGAGGACATCCCAGGTGGATGAAACTCGCAGGCATCGGATCAAGGAGCTACTCACAAATGGATCATCCTCATCCGTGGAGAGAATAATGCGCTGACCGATATGTCAAGGAATGCTATGTCTCATCATGCTTGCAGCTGCTGTATGTGGCACGGTCAGCAGTAGTAATTTAATTTCTAGGTACTGATAGCCTGAGAATACTTGAATGGTGTGGACTTTGCAGTGTGTCATGCACTTAGCCAGCTTAGTTCGGAACCTTGCCCGAGAAGTGTGTCAAGATAAGAAAGCTTAGTTCTGGAGCTCAATTACAACTGCATAGTACTACAGTATGTTCTGTGTGTTCTGTTCTATACATTAGGGTTCGTCCTGCTTTAGGCTATGTTCGATTGCAGGGGATTAGTTCCACTAGTGGGTGATCCCTGCTTGACCACCCGACCNNNNNNNNNNNNNNNNNNNNNNNNNNNNNNNNNNNNNNNNNNNNNNNNNNNNNNNNNNNNNNNNNNNNNNNNNNNNNNNNNNNNNNNNNNNNNNNNNNNNNNNNNNNNNNNNNNNNNNNNNNNNNNNNNNNNNNNNNNNNNNNNNNNNNNNNNNNNNNNNNNNNNNNNNNNNNNNNNNNNNNNNNNNNNNNNNNNNNNNNNNNNNNNNNCCACTCCTGCTAACATCTCCTATTTGGTTAAACTGTGTGTACCATCTGTATTTGCGTTGGTAAACCCTATCAAATTTTAGCTGCATGGATCACGATTTTGTGCCAATCACCACAAATTATTCACGCACAAGAAGTTGGCAAGTACATAAGCAGTAAGACCAGCACAGGGCAGAGAAACAACAATTCAGAGAGCAACAATACTCTCAAGCACAACAGAACATACCACAAACCAATACAAGACAAGTTCATAATTTTGCCAATTAATTATACTCCTGCACCCCCCAAGCTGCACTTGTTCAGCATGTGAAGATAGAACTGGAACCTGAACAAAGGTATAGATACACATGTCAATACGATGAATCATTTAAAATAAATGTATGAAAGAAACTTCTTTTAACTTATAGTAAAGAAAAGCAATGGACAAATACTTGAGATGTTGCCAACACGGAAAACTCTTCAAAAAGAACAAATTCGTCACATATTATATAATAATTTACttatgttcatc is drawn from Triticum dicoccoides isolate Atlit2015 ecotype Zavitan chromosome 4A, WEW_v2.0, whole genome shotgun sequence and contains these coding sequences:
- the LOC119289396 gene encoding uncharacterized protein LOC119289396 isoform X2 — encoded protein: MESPPPHKRNVRRDDDRISALPDDLLLGILERLELREAVRAGAVSTRWRHLPHRLSRLHLNGRHFRCTTLLEFMDAFTGATRRLLTDRDCHCNGSHAIKSISLRFFLSAPHLSPIGRAVEHVVSRGETKRLHFGTCSPYKRNTALQLAEFGQQFMSFSRDYPLAFQWLTRLTLKNLAFGHSDVTDLINACDRLTHLTLSFCQLVDEHTPLKIDTPCSGIKDLEFIQFGCTQIKLISVPKLSKVQCTSWRLANPPVRFVYVPELRDVSLSTGAMAWQAPFLLSDCLSRSAMNLSKLHLNFRHQMIWIQPEHPKQLTAIFRNLSDLSLSEIFPECDLSWTLFILEAAPALQKFTRSRTMPRRPTWCGSHQRISST
- the LOC119289396 gene encoding uncharacterized protein LOC119289396 isoform X1, with the protein product MESPPPHKRNVRRDDDRISALPDDLLLGILERLELREAVRAGAVSTRWRHLPHRLSRLHLNGRHFRCTTLLEFMDAFTGATRRLLTDRDCHCNGSHAIKSISLRFFLSAPHLSPIGRAVEHVVSRGETKRLHFGTCSPYKRNTALQLAEFGQQFMSFSRDYPLAFQWLTRLTLKNLAFGHSDVTDLINACDRLTHLTLSFCQLVDEHTPLKIDTPCSGIKDLEFIQFGCTQIKLISVPKLSKVQCTSWRLANPPVRFVYVPELRDVSLSTGAMAWQAPFLLSDCLSRSAMNLSKLHLNFRHQMIWIQPEHPKQLTAIFRNLSDLSLSEIFPECDLSWTLFILEAAPALQKFTLSRTRHACDIAFEDNAEKTNVVWEPSKDFKHMNLKSLTIDGFEEEDKVTNYIRLVMGRAVGLKRIELRGEGCKKCDAIDPRTSQVDETRRHRIKELLTNGSSSSVERIMR